A stretch of DNA from Lycium ferocissimum isolate CSIRO_LF1 chromosome 4, AGI_CSIRO_Lferr_CH_V1, whole genome shotgun sequence:
CGCTGGTTTGATACATTCTTTCTaactttaattataaataagagaatttgaagttgaaaagtttaatttgaaataatttaaaatatttttggaccCTCATGTTATATTTTGTCCACACTCGAATTGAACATACGTGTGAAGAGGGTGTTAGAGTGGATTAAAGTCCCACATTAGTTGGGAATTGGACTTGTGGTCTGCCGATTAAGGTAGGCTCAAATATCATAtttttacatggtatcagagttAGACACATACTAATTTATTATTTACACGATGTTGGGTCCCATCTTACATTATCTACGCTCCAGATGTCTGATACTAGGCAAGTAAGGGGTGGGTGGAGGGGGAAGAGTGGTATTGGATTGCAGTTACATTGATTTACGATTTTGAGTTAGGTCTAAGTTTCACTTCTATAACAATCTCAaacatgttcttttttttttttttttttttgtggtgaaTTTATAGCACTGGACAGAGTGTCTAGCGgccttttattaataataaaaaaatcccCGACATGAATAAGTACAAGGAAAGAGAGCTAGGCCTTATCTTACCAATTTCAAACATGTCAAAACATTTATGTGATTATAAAATCTTTTTATTAATATTCTTACTAATGAGAAAATGAGaatcttaattttaatttatttctaaaatGCTATTTTCTCGAAATGAactaatataaaataatatcacGTAAACTGAATGAATATCACGTAAACTGAATGAAGGAAGCAACAACTTTTCAAAGTAACGTTTACGTGAGGTATTTGGTAATGTTATGGGATAGAACAGTAGTATAAGTTTTTCTGTGCCTCTGATAATTCGGCTTTGCAGTCAAATCCTTTACTCGAATCACAATCTTAATTACGTAGGAGAGCGCCTACAGCTACAAGAAAGAAATGGATTGGTTTATTTATTGAAGAAACTTCAAATGTTGGCCACAAAATGGGGAATAAGGgaatttttcttcaaatgttGGCCCCAAAATGGGGAATGAGGGAATTAACTTAATTGATGGTGTCTCTAGACCATGTGAGAATCACCAGCCCTGACAAAgaattaagtaggcgtttgaaCATAGAAATgtgacttctttttttttttaaaggacaTTTAAAAGTGAAGGTTGTGTTTCAGCATGTATTGAACTTGAAAAAATGTAGAAATTTTGTGGACGAAAAAGATTCCACTTAAAAAATAGGTCAAAATCACTTTTTCAAACTTGAAACTCATCTTTAAATAAAACTTGTTCATTGATATAGCCAAATGttgttttgatatattttttttttctaaacgGGACCTAAGAAGTCGAAGAAAGTGACACCCTCTTTCACGTGTGGTAAAAAGTCGTTTtggggtgtgttcggtatggaggaaaatgtgttcttgcaaaataagtgaatttatacttattttctcattcacgtgggtagtggaaaataagtgaatttacttacttatttttttaagtattcgattggttggtagaaaacatttttcgtaAAAATACCACCCATGCCCCACCACCCCATACTACACCAACCCCCACACCCACCCCACACCCAATCACCACCCTCCAaccacttcatcttcacccacccctaccccacaccaccacccactccaaccccaccccacaccaCCGCTCTATCCAACCCATCCACCcctctcaaattttctatttcatatatctTATTAACCTCtataaaaaatgtgaaattttttcttatccaccaccaccacccactatccctcaccaccacccacccaccccatACCAAATTTAACTACgcaaacttttcatttttataattttttttataaagataaaattaaatatgaaatagaaaattcggAAAGGGGGTAAGGGGTGCAGGGTGGGTGggtgtaaaaaatcaaaaagaaattttttcaaaacattttaaaaaaaattacttttttgggagggggtgggggggggggctgATGGGTTGTGTAGATaatccaaaaaataaattttaaaacttaaaaaaaaaaaaaaatgggggctggggtggggtgggggtgtggAGGGGTGGATGGGTGGCTGAAATCCAATTGGTTCAAAGGATATTAACTGTGTTCGAAGGATATCCAAAGGATATTAACTGTGTTCGAAGGATATTAACTTACATTCAGCTTTAGAGGCCACACAAGTTTTTGTTCTAATGCAAAACAACGAATGCTAACTTCAAGATCATAAAAGAACCAGAAAGGACATTAAATTGACAGAAAGTTAAGGGAAAATATCTcatggaaaggaaaaaaaagaagaagaaagaagtcGGCAGATATATTTAGAAGAGTTGTAAACTAGAGCCTcagaaaattattttattacctGTTGATGTAAGATTTGAGAATTGACGTGTTTCAAATAGATAAAGGAGCAATTTTAGGCTAAATAGGGTGGAGGATATTCTTGTAAACAAACAACTTCTTCTTAGAAACTAAGCAATGCATATTATTTTTAAGACAACATACCAAACAGTGGATAAGAAATAATCTCAGGATAACTAATCTCAGTATAACTAATTCCAGTATAACTTGtcttcaaaccaaacgaccTCTTAGTGTTGATTATGCAACTTGCCAAATTGACAGCATTTTGGAATCATATGAAAAAGAGTTCCACATACAAGTGGATCCTATATATACTTGtggtttttctttcttctcaattTTGGTGgttggagaaaaaataaaacataaaatgaGTGATTCTAAACAATGAATTTGTTCTTCGATGATTCACCACTTTGCGCTTTGAATCGGAAATTACTAGAAGAAAGAAAGTCTTTGCCCCTTTTGGTGCACTTAGTTTTATTGCTTATAATTTGTTGTCCTTTCATGGAATTGGGTGTATCGGTGATGAGGCTTCCTCTTGTGGTTAGAGGACGGAATCGGGATTTCAACTTTATGAGTTTTGAATTTTAGAGCAGCAAGTTCAAGTATTAATAACTGGATTCtaaatttaaaagatatttatctatattttataaaaaaaattatacaaatgtattttttaagaaaaaattactgAGTTCGGCCGAACCCTTATAGCCATAGCTCCGCCACTGCTTGTGGTAAGGTGCTTTTACCATCAATTCATTAGTAGATTGGAGATTCAAGTCAGCTAAAGGATAACTAAAAATATTGTTGGATCTCTTGTgatcataagaaaagaaaaaacggAAAAAGTTTGGTGCCCTCTCTCTCTCCAAGTTTTATGTTGCCTTGCAATATTGCATAGTAAATATATTTTCTCGCCCAAGATATTTATACTAAatcaaataatttaactttaagaaTTAATGATCAAAGTTATCACTTAATTATAGTCAAGTGataaaatatgtgtataattttatacataaaaacacaagATGTTGTAAATTTTTACATAAAAGCATACGATGTGACTTGAACCACGCCCTCACTTCACGTCTTCTGACAGCAGTTAGAACAACAATGACTCTATCGTTCTTCTCTGATTTCTATCGAGTTGCCCAAAGGCTTCTTTTCTGATCATGCTCGTTCGGGCATTAAGCCTAGGTTTGGAACCCTTGCCTGCTACTAAATATGTCTGAAGAGGGTAAAAGCTAATATCGTTATCTATTTATCAATTAGAAATTCTTATTTGacccataaaaatttaaaaagtataatCCATATCCAATAGTATGCTTTTTAGGAATGTTTCCTTTTCCTATTCTCTTTTCGCAAAGAATAACGCATAAAGAACTTTCTTTACAAAGTTGACATAGACGCTATATCAATGGTTCAATGATACTCCCTCCCACTGTCTAGTTTCAAATTCCTagtttaattatttcttttttcagcAAAACGATAAGTGTCTCATTCATGCAATTACAAAGTACTAAAAGAGTTGCCAATTTCATATACAGTCAGATCACAATATAACGGCACCCGCATATAACAgtacctctctataacggctAAGATTTTttggaaccgattttttatgttatattttttacttttctgtaacaacatttcacctataacaaagaacaaccaactttatagcagtacgctctttgtaaaattaccccccatataacagttttcttctttttttggtaatataataattaaccatctttataaaaatagaatatctattattaccaataataagagtagaaattttgaccaaatatttgatcatttaatacactatttatgacaaaaaatatcatatgaatatatatattttcatcattaaacgaTTTTCCTTCGTCATACAAAGtatgattaagcttagaatttgacaattaaaaataaaattagattttatgcatcttttttgcctataacaacgaaatattatttaaatgtcaatgatGTTATAGGTATATAACAgccattctctataacagctgaaaaatttcggacccaaccatgctgttatagagaagtttGACTGTATGTGGGAAGTTGCTGATCCCAAGCAACCTCATGTattaaaatctttgaaaaactagctaaaaataagataatttgGTAAAGTTAATAGAGTTTAATATTGAAAAGGGTAAATTAGTCAATTTATAGTTCTTTTACACTAATGATAAATAGGCTACAAGATTGTTACCAGGGATACAAATAAGAAAGATATTTATAATATCGTAAATCATAAGGAGGTTAATGTTACAAAGCAAAATTTGAAAGGAAGGCtctaaattatttctaaaagcattatatgaaaatgttttttcaaaataaaatattttccacgaAATTCATTTGTCCTAAAAATACTTTGAATTATACCAAAAGTACATTAaaccagaaaataaatgcaaatcCCAGATAATTAGGTGGTGGAATTATAAAAAAGCAAATACAGATGACTGGCAAATCCAATAATCACTAACGGTATCATGAtaaaagtttaaattatgtGCACTTTCTTATCTGAAATCAAATTCTTCTACCGCagacccaaaagaaaaaaaaagttgcaagACGTTAATCATAATTATTAGGCATCATGATAACTTTTAAACATGGAAGTTATGCATTTGGTCGcagaaatatttatatatattatatactagtAATTATATAAAGTATTTGCTAGCTATTCTTTTGTAAGGACCGCAATTTAAGTTAGTTTCTCAAAACTGCCAGAACAAGTTGCCTGGTCAAAGAATTCGCTATTTCACGAATGCGCCAAATAACAAATTTTTGGGCTTGGGTAGAGCAGGATTTAGGGAGATTTATGCAAATAGGCAGTTCACTGCTATTGTTTAAGTTTTAATCTCGTTAATTTCTATTTTACAAAAATTGATTTGCAGTCAACATTAGATAGTAAAATCCCAACGAATTGCTAGAATTTTAAATTGATGGGCAGAACTAATCTTGTCATAAAAACTACAAAGATTTTTAGACAAATCTTGACGGATCGCCAAAATTTTGAGCACAAATCATTAGAATTAGCCACAAAACTCTAACAGGTTCCATGCCACGTTTTTGCTTCAAAATTGGTCCAAATCAACTCCAAATTCTATATATAACATTCTGATACCATTCCCAATAATTTTTAATGGTTAGATCCAAGCTAAACCGTCAAAAATGAATAGACTCACTTTATCTTCTTCAACAAGTTCTTTTTtcaagctcaataatctcacgaTGACATTCTTCAATTTTCTCCAACCAAATCAATCCAAATCATTGAGGATCGATAATATAAGCTCAATGGAACATTATCTACTCAATTTCAATcataaataaggataaatcTTCAATTTTCTACAACACATTTGATGAGTCCAACATCAATGGTTTGGAATGGATGGTCTCTTTATACGGTCTtaacaattctcatttcatgaactagtttttgaagttgaattAGGCCAAGGTCCATTTCTTTTTCTACATTgaagtagaagaagaagatggagaagaaggatgagaagaagaagaaggagaagaatgaAGAGCGAGAAGAAGAGAAATGCCGGCAGAATGCtatttttacaaattttcttAAACAGAGGCAAAAAATAAACACTGATCCTTAAAGAAGCTATTCCGTGAAAATACCTGCTGGATTTGTAGACCTCTTTTCATAGGGTTTTATTTTTTCAGTAAAAAAGGTCACACTGGACAATAGTAACAAGGAATTTCTGAATTTGGAACCGTGATATCACACTGATCTTGCGAATTTTAAACtcttaattttgtttttcagCCTTAACTATGGTAACTTAGTACTAAGTTTTTAGATGTGCATTTTTTCATTTGACAAATGTTGCAACAGACCACCTGTCTAATTCCAGCAGAAAAACAAATAACTCATTTTTCCATATGCAGACACAAACAATTATTTGCAATGAGGAAAGCACTCAGCAAACAAGTTTGGCAGTTAGCACCAACTTGATGAACAAGTAATCACAATGCATTTGCCTTTTTTAACTGTGGTGCGTGAATCCAGAAGTAAAAGACCTAACAAACCGTTTATTTTAAGGCAAGTAGGAGTAAACAAATCAGTATCCTGACTTTATCTGCAATGGGAACACATTCTATGGGCTAACATAAACTTGCCAACATAAAGCCAAAAGCTCATTCAATACTCTGAACCTGGGATTTTTCCTCGAAAAGGCTATATCCCAACTAGATGAAGCAGGCAGATTCTACAAGGTAGCAGCCACTAAAAACGATATCAATATTCAACTGAAAGAAGAGAACATCCATAGACAAGAAAATCACCCACAGATACGAGACAGCAAACGATAGCCGCAAAACAAGACCAAAATAACGCGGAAAAGTTCAAGTGACTGGATACAAGCAGCAATGTAACAGAAACAATTCGTAAAGTACCAGATCCCAGGAACATTTTACTGCAATTAGTATCCTAAGAATGCTAAAGGGATGAAAGAAAAACTCTGAAACTACTGTCGACGTATGATAATATATGTATCTGTGCAGTGTATATGAGAAAAAAATGTATTAGATAGAAGGTAGTAATTGTaagggtgtgagattttataaTGTAAGTCCACATCTGCTCATATTGTTGGGATCTTTTGGAGCTTATCTTTAGGAATGAATTTATAGCACTCTCAGGCCTCAGCAGAATAGCTTTCTGCAGCTGTAAACAGATTCACAGCTTTGGGATGTTAAACATTCAGGTGCTCTCACTTCTCCAAAAAAATGGCGAGTATAAACCTCAACAGTCTGCAAATGAGAGATCACCTAGCATAATTGTCTTGGGTCGTACTTCACCAACTCATGCAAATCTGAAATGTTTTAGGTCTAAACATTGTTCCTATCCCTAATTTTTATTCAGCTGGTCTAAAATGGTGATAGAATACCCCACCAACATATACATGCGGCACCTACAATGGACATACAGGCACATAGTGTACAAGGGGatatcgttttttttttataaggtgGACACATTTAAAAACATCAGTGTCAGAGCGACTCCGGACAAGAATATCCAGTGTTCTGCTACAACCAAAGACATtcatttaatttgattaaatagATTGTTATATACTCAATGGAATTAGCAACTGCATTTACAATTACTCAGATCCATTAACTCTTTCCACCTCCAAACCCCCCTCCTCATCTTTTCCTCGAAAATTATAAAGTTAATAGTTCTATCTGTTTCACCTGTCAATCAACTGGAAAGAATGCATTCCTCCAGAAACTGTGCAGCTCAGCCAATCAGAAAATCAAGAATTAACGTTCTTGAGTGAATAACGCACTGGGAAAAAAACTCCAGATCCACTAGCACCATACCACATTTTCTCTGCCAGTGGGAATTGTTTGGTTAAacattttaaagggaaaaaatcagaaaataatgCATGCTTCCTTTCCAAACTTTATTTCCCAATAATTACATCAATGCTGGTCcagctttccttttttttgccTTTCTTTTCAAGTAATGTATAAGGCcctacccttttttttttcctttctattcTTCTACTGTATATCGGGATAGTAATATAGGTAATAATGATCGCTGAATTATTTGACTTGTTATCGGATGTTTGGTTAATCGTACTAAAACTTGGATAACCATTATGTATAATCTTAAATATGTGTTTAGCGTTCCATTGGACAAAGGTTTGTTCCAAAAATACCCttggcaaaatttaaattacTTTATCCAGTTTAATATTTAGTCTTATTTATCAATATGATAAAGAGTAATTAATATACAAAGTAATTATCATTTTTAATTATCTCAAGTATTTTTAACAGGAAATTTAAAATAGACATAATTTTGCCATGTTAAATAACATACCTTCTTCGACACTAAAATATGatacaaaagaataaatgaAAATTGTACTTTTTTCTTGATAAGTTCGAAAAAGAAAATACTGCATTCATCctctaaatataaaatttatttaaaacggttctttataatttttaaaattaatgcTACAAACACTATTAGAAACAAATAAGACATAATGAGTAAGAGTTGGTTaactataattaattaattaattaaataaacgACATTTTTGTCATTTGCGTGCTCCTATACATGTATTGCTAATAAGTGTGTTGTTACTCCATATCAAATTGGGAATAAAATAGCAACATATTTAATGCAGGGAAAGGGACTATAAAATAGCAACCGGATATTGTATTTTCCATACAGAGTTCAGCACAGATATGATTTCAACTAAAACAGCCAACCAAACCATCCCCGGGACTTTTTTGGAGAAGACCATGTGAAAAGAAAATATCTGAAAGAGGGATATAAACATAGTTGTGTAGGGCGGAAAGGATAATGATATCATGCACCAATGAAACAATAAGCAGATAATTGATCTATATGAGAGGAAGAAGATtaacaaaaaccaaaatatttgaTTCCAGAGGCAACAAGCCTAAAATAATCTACATGATAGGAAGAAGAACAACCAAAATATTTGATCCCAAAGGTGACATAACAAAGAATACAAGAACCTTTCCACCTACATATAAAATTCAATTAACCATCATCTAACTAGCCTGACCTTTTCAACTGTCCAGTTGAGAGTTGCTAAATGTACCAAATAAGTGCTATGCAGATAAATAGATACATCTGCTACAAACTGTACAATCACAGAGTCAAGATTTGAAATCTATGttaagaacaaaaagaaaaaagtataaACACCTTCAGAAATGATCTCTTACATTGTATACAGTGCATATCCACAGGGAAAAAGCTTCAATTGAAAGATATCTACCACCTTGACAAAACTCGAAGCAAAGAATCAGATCAAAAGAGCAATCCAAAGTCAGCAGCTCTCTTCGTGGCGCTATTGATCCCTCCATCTTGGACTTGACATGGCGAAGAACCCAGAAGGTGACAATGGAAATCCGTAACCAGGCGAAGGAGGAAACTGTTGCCCCGCGCCAAAACCCCCAGGCTGAGCCATTGGAGAGAAGAAGAAATTTGGTGTCAGTGGTGGAGGATGCTGCACACCCGGAGAAAGCAATGGATACGGGGATCGTGGAGataacaagttcaagaaaccAGTGGGTGACGGCAAAAGATACTGAGAAGTAGGTGAAGGCAAAGGAGGAGGGCCGTTTACTCCCGGGGAAGGAAGAGGCGGAGGAGGACCATTCATCCTAGGAGACAGGAAAGGAGGGGGGCCATTCATTCTAGGAGATGGAAGAGGTGGAGGAGGGCCATTCATCCTAGGAGATGGGAAACCATTCATCCGCGCGGATGGGAAAGGAGGCGGGCCGTTCATTCTAGGAGATGGAAGAGGTGGCATTGAAGGATTAGGAAGTAAGCCAGGTGATGCTGGATGTGCTTGATAATGACCAGGACCTTGAAATTGTGTTTGTTTAGGCCCTGAATCTATTATTGAATTTTGAAGATAGCGCATATAAACTGAAATTGGAGACTCAGCTGTATTTGTCCAAACATCTCCAGGTGTTGGTGGTAACATAGGAGGTGAGGGCTGACCATAGTGTGGAGGCGGTCTTACCATATTGTTATGGTAAGGAACGCCTCCTACAGGTCGAGCTGGGGCAGGGATATGTGCTTGACGTTGAGGGTGGACTGGAATTTGGGGACGATTTATTGGAGTCAAAGGGGGTGGCCGAATCTTTTGTAATCTCATACTAGGAGGCTTAGAAGGATTCTGAGGAGGTCTAGGTGGAGGTTCTTGAGATGGTGAACCTGTAAGTTGCTGAACAATGCTCCGAAAATCGTTCTTGTTAATATTGTAAACCTGAGGTTGAGGTTGTTGCCTAGCACCACTATTTGTATTGTTATTGAAATTGGGTTGGTGTATAGGACTCTTCTTGATATTCTTCCCAAATTTATTCACACCCAAATGATCAGGATTCCTATTGAACGACCTATCTGAATTATCCATCTCAATAACTTCAATACAATCActcaactcaaaaaaaaaaaaatcaatagatTTTATCTTTAATCCTCCTTGTCAGCACTGCAACTCCAATCTTATATAACAAAAAACCCAACACTTGAAATTGAAGAATTATCACCACAAAAAGTGATAACCATGGATCAACTAGCTTCAACTTCAGTCAAAACTTCACAAAAATAACCCCAGAAAtctcgagaaaaaaaaaacaacaactttATTATCCCCACAATATATTCAGTTCCAAGATTTCTTTAAAGTACTTGAGCTCAGAGCATACAGTGAACAAAGTCACAAACAACCTTAAAAATTCCAACTTTTTCAGTTTCCCAACTTCCAATGAACTGAAAATTGAAAAGGGTAAGAGACAGAGAAGAGAAATTTACATAAATGGTTAATTGGGGCGTCGAACACCTGAACTGCAAACTTCTtttattctttctcttcttttcttcaattATTATATGAAATAAGAGTTAATTA
This window harbors:
- the LOC132051962 gene encoding protein HAIKU1-like → MDNSDRSFNRNPDHLGVNKFGKNIKKSPIHQPNFNNNTNSGARQQPQPQVYNINKNDFRSIVQQLTGSPSQEPPPRPPQNPSKPPSMRLQKIRPPPLTPINRPQIPVHPQRQAHIPAPARPVGGVPYHNNMVRPPPHYGQPSPPMLPPTPGDVWTNTAESPISVYMRYLQNSIIDSGPKQTQFQGPGHYQAHPASPGLLPNPSMPPLPSPRMNGPPPFPSARMNGFPSPRMNGPPPPLPSPRMNGPPPFLSPRMNGPPPPLPSPGVNGPPPLPSPTSQYLLPSPTGFLNLLSPRSPYPLLSPGVQHPPPLTPNFFFSPMAQPGGFGAGQQFPPSPGYGFPLSPSGFFAMSSPRWRDQ